One window from the genome of Kaistella carnis encodes:
- a CDS encoding ABC-F family ATP-binding cassette domain-containing protein encodes MNYISAENLTKSYGVKTLFKDITFHINEGDKIAIVAKNGSGKSTLLKILMGKEIADSGTVVINKDIQVVLFDQEIDFEGELNVEEFMMTLNSAPIMALKNYHHALISENPDDMDKALNEMEIHKAWDLENEMSQILTQLKITDLSSKMKTLSGGQIKRVALAKLLVETRAQHRHTLLIMDEPTNHLDVDMVEWLENYLSKAMVTLLLVTHDRYFLDAVCDIIWEIEDYNLYVHNGSYGVYLENKIIREDNMNSTIDKAQNLYRKELEWMRRQPKARTTKSKSRQDDFYETEKVAKTDTRKEKLELDFEMKRLGNKILELRNISKSFGNKLLLKNFSYQFQRGEKVGIVGKNGAGKSTLLNIIQGLEPYDEGEIETGETIKFGYFSQKGLKYKEDQRVIDFIKDISENFPLANGRTISASQFLRLFLFDDQTQYSPISKLSGGEKRRLHLMYVLYQNPNFLIFDEPTNDLDLPTLTVLENFLLQFQGSLIIVSHDRYFMDRIVDHVLAFEGDGIIKDFVGNFSEYREKKSQDQNKKITAPIVEAPKKVEAVKSAPQAATKKLSFKEQQELKEIEKEIPKLEKERNEILEKLNNETDYGKIAEYSKSLETISEKLQDLEMRWLELQD; translated from the coding sequence ATGAATTACATTTCAGCCGAAAATCTCACAAAATCTTACGGAGTAAAAACACTTTTCAAAGACATCACCTTCCATATAAATGAAGGCGACAAAATTGCCATCGTTGCCAAAAATGGCTCCGGGAAATCGACCTTGCTTAAAATTTTAATGGGCAAGGAAATTGCGGATTCAGGAACTGTCGTCATTAACAAAGATATTCAGGTTGTTTTATTCGATCAGGAAATTGATTTTGAAGGTGAATTGAATGTAGAAGAATTTATGATGACTTTGAATTCGGCACCCATTATGGCGCTCAAAAACTATCATCATGCCTTGATTTCAGAAAATCCGGATGATATGGACAAAGCGCTGAATGAAATGGAAATTCACAAAGCATGGGATCTGGAAAATGAAATGAGTCAAATTTTGACGCAGTTGAAAATTACCGATCTCTCTTCAAAAATGAAAACCCTTTCCGGCGGTCAAATTAAAAGAGTTGCTCTGGCAAAACTTTTGGTAGAAACGCGTGCACAACACCGTCATACCTTATTAATTATGGATGAACCAACCAATCACCTGGATGTTGATATGGTAGAATGGCTGGAAAATTATCTCTCAAAAGCGATGGTAACTTTGTTACTTGTAACGCACGACCGGTATTTTCTTGATGCGGTTTGTGACATAATCTGGGAGATTGAAGATTACAATTTATACGTTCACAATGGCAGTTATGGCGTTTATCTAGAAAATAAAATCATTCGGGAAGACAACATGAATTCTACGATTGATAAAGCCCAAAACCTTTACCGAAAAGAATTGGAATGGATGCGCCGTCAACCGAAAGCGCGAACCACGAAGTCTAAATCACGCCAGGATGATTTCTATGAAACCGAAAAAGTAGCAAAAACCGATACCCGAAAAGAAAAGCTGGAGCTTGATTTCGAGATGAAACGTTTGGGTAATAAAATTTTAGAACTAAGAAATATCAGTAAAAGTTTTGGAAATAAATTATTGCTGAAAAATTTTTCCTATCAGTTTCAACGTGGGGAAAAAGTCGGAATTGTGGGTAAAAATGGCGCCGGTAAATCAACCTTACTTAATATTATTCAAGGTTTAGAACCCTATGATGAAGGTGAGATCGAAACTGGGGAAACCATTAAATTCGGTTATTTTAGTCAGAAAGGATTAAAATATAAAGAAGATCAGCGCGTTATTGATTTCATTAAAGATATTTCAGAAAACTTCCCGTTGGCGAACGGAAGAACCATTTCTGCGTCGCAGTTTTTACGTTTGTTTTTGTTTGATGATCAAACACAGTATTCGCCGATCTCGAAATTGTCGGGTGGTGAAAAAAGACGTCTGCATCTGATGTATGTCTTGTATCAAAATCCAAACTTCTTAATTTTTGATGAGCCGACAAATGATTTGGATCTGCCGACTTTAACGGTTTTAGAAAATTTCCTTTTGCAGTTTCAGGGCAGTTTAATTATTGTTTCTCACGACCGTTATTTTATGGATCGCATTGTTGATCATGTTTTAGCTTTTGAAGGAGACGGAATTATTAAAGATTTCGTGGGCAATTTCTCCGAATACCGTGAAAAAAAATCCCAGGATCAAAATAAGAAAATAACGGCGCCCATTGTAGAAGCTCCGAAAAAAGTGGAAGCTGTAAAGTCTGCACCACAAGCCGCGACAAAGAAATTGTCTTTTAAAGAGCAACAGGAATTAAAGGAAATCGAGAAAGAAATTCCGAAACTCGAAAAAGAGAGAAACGAAATTTTGGAGAAACTAAATAACGAAACTGATTATGGTAAAATCGCAGAATATTCAAAAAGTTTGGAAACGATTTCTGAGAAACTTCAGGATTTAGAAATGCGTTGGTTGGAACTTCAGGATTAA
- a CDS encoding APC family permease, whose protein sequence is MSNDQKLEAKYGLFTAISMVIGQVIGSGIFFKVDDVLVATQGNVLAGLLGFLIVGISVVFAGISMANYAELLPKDGGILSYVNYRFGKTASYFVGWMYMSLFYPSLTAVLFTVSGIYIAHLLAEFMSFEPTNLHYVLIGFVNLVIFFFINIFRPKSSGIFQQMTTVLKVLPLIFIASLGILSLVKGDVSQVNTFTQAGSGLQNQSFILLVAASFIPISFAFDGWYIATQISGEIKNSSKNLPKALIIGTLSVMVIYIAYYLGVVFRMSGEEIIQLKDTYITEFARKIASNSGALIMQLFIIISVLGTSNGLLLATIRVPYQFSNLEKSKKFLNLSKVEEKTKMPVNSAVFGTVLITFYLLIYYFTNTHPFFTEKNFDLSAIPILFIYLVNVALFIGLFQLFRKKTFSKNSFFRKMMTIIAVFGNILVIFGTVTSPNGLTYFVITIFFLLGGFLLMRRI, encoded by the coding sequence ATGAGCAACGACCAAAAACTGGAAGCAAAATACGGATTATTTACCGCCATTTCTATGGTAATCGGGCAAGTTATTGGCTCCGGAATTTTCTTTAAGGTTGATGATGTTTTGGTGGCAACACAGGGAAATGTACTAGCTGGACTTTTAGGGTTTTTGATCGTGGGTATCAGCGTTGTTTTTGCGGGGATTTCCATGGCAAATTATGCAGAACTACTGCCCAAAGACGGCGGGATCCTGAGTTATGTCAATTACCGTTTCGGAAAAACGGCTTCCTATTTTGTGGGTTGGATGTATATGAGTTTATTTTATCCCTCGCTTACCGCTGTTTTATTTACGGTGTCCGGAATTTATATCGCGCATCTGTTAGCAGAATTTATGAGTTTTGAACCTACGAACTTACATTACGTACTGATTGGATTTGTGAATCTTGTGATTTTCTTTTTTATTAATATTTTTCGTCCGAAAAGCAGTGGAATTTTTCAGCAGATGACCACCGTTTTGAAGGTGCTTCCGTTGATATTTATTGCGTCTCTCGGTATTTTGAGTCTGGTTAAAGGCGATGTAAGTCAGGTTAATACTTTTACGCAGGCGGGGAGCGGTTTGCAAAATCAATCTTTTATTCTTTTGGTGGCGGCGAGTTTTATTCCTATTTCATTTGCCTTTGATGGTTGGTATATCGCCACACAGATTTCCGGCGAAATTAAAAATTCAAGCAAGAATCTTCCTAAAGCTTTAATTATAGGAACACTTTCGGTGATGGTCATTTATATTGCGTACTATTTAGGCGTCGTGTTCCGAATGAGTGGCGAGGAGATTATTCAATTAAAAGACACTTATATTACGGAGTTTGCAAGAAAAATAGCCTCCAACTCCGGTGCACTAATTATGCAACTCTTTATCATTATCTCCGTTTTAGGAACTTCAAATGGTTTGTTGTTGGCGACGATCCGTGTGCCGTATCAGTTTTCGAATTTAGAAAAATCGAAAAAATTTCTTAATCTGAGCAAAGTAGAGGAGAAGACCAAAATGCCTGTCAACAGCGCTGTTTTCGGAACCGTGCTGATTACCTTCTACCTTTTGATTTATTATTTTACGAATACGCATCCTTTCTTTACCGAGAAAAATTTCGATCTTTCCGCCATTCCTATCCTGTTTATTTATTTGGTTAACGTGGCATTATTTATAGGTCTTTTTCAACTGTTCCGTAAAAAGACGTTCTCCAAAAATTCATTTTTCAGAAAAATGATGACCATTATAGCTGTTTTCGGTAATATACTGGTGATTTTTGGAACAGTGACTTCACCAAATGGTTTGACCTATTTCGTTATTACTATCTTCTTTTTGCTGGGCGGATTTCTTCTCATGAGAAGAATATGA
- a CDS encoding TonB-dependent siderophore receptor, whose protein sequence is MKKQIISLGALIIVSSVNAQMQFQPESDTIRIQQIEDINLHKTGNPNKAQPFSSKSNLTIMENPQPISIVTHEIIEQQQAKQLSDVLQNVNGLYITSSRGNSQDSFGGRGFNFGNDNIFKNGARVNSGVFPEVSGLERVEVLKGGNAMLYGNVAAGGVVNLITKKPRFNFGGSVGLNAGSWDSYKTTVDFYGPLSKSVAFRVNGAYETADSFIDVVESQKYYFNPSFAFNIGENSQIIVEADYLKNEFTPDFGIGSITNKDNSYSVNNLLPRHAFVGADWQFQNVEQATTGITFNHQFNDVWTLNAVASYQNYTKDYFSTERVQWSYDDADRLNWKRPVGRSYAEQNYTSLQVNVNGEIKTGSVNHKILVGTDGDYGTSDSYGYNLSQAFYGTNGSADGTIYLDDPSTWASGAVPTAEKRDRNRIPTQRFGIYAQDYIELSDKFKVLAGLRYSYIENKDSEKKTFANNETKLSNGSVDRAFSPKAGLVYMPNDNLSLFATYTNSFSANSGVDVNDNSLKPSIIDQYEVGMKKNFWNNAVALNLSLYQIENRNFYQAIEGNTSGKDIKEFAGRMRSQGVELDITGNPYPNLSIIAGASYNHSVYLDTPADFGYVENQRLVRTPATTANASVFYTFNKYVKGLKLGASAYYVGDRIAGWNDTKKTLRERNGVSRFLEVGDYVTAAVSIGYDWNKFSVMGKVGNLFDAVEYNYHENYSVNPITPRNYYVTLTYKL, encoded by the coding sequence ATGAAAAAACAGATCATTTCGCTTGGAGCCTTGATAATTGTATCTTCTGTAAATGCGCAGATGCAGTTTCAACCTGAAAGTGATACCATTCGAATTCAGCAAATTGAAGATATTAATCTGCACAAAACCGGAAATCCAAATAAAGCACAACCATTTTCCTCAAAGTCGAATCTTACGATAATGGAAAATCCTCAACCAATTTCTATTGTAACGCACGAGATCATCGAGCAGCAACAGGCGAAACAGTTGAGCGATGTTCTTCAGAATGTTAACGGACTTTATATCACTTCTTCCCGTGGTAATTCACAGGACAGTTTTGGAGGTCGCGGATTTAACTTTGGGAATGATAATATTTTTAAAAATGGAGCACGCGTAAACAGTGGCGTTTTTCCTGAAGTTTCCGGGTTAGAAAGAGTAGAAGTACTGAAAGGTGGAAACGCCATGTTATACGGAAATGTTGCCGCAGGTGGCGTGGTAAATTTAATTACGAAGAAACCAAGATTTAATTTTGGTGGAAGTGTGGGATTAAACGCCGGAAGTTGGGATTCCTACAAAACAACGGTCGATTTTTACGGTCCTTTATCGAAATCTGTAGCGTTCCGTGTAAATGGAGCTTACGAAACGGCAGATAGTTTCATAGATGTGGTAGAATCTCAAAAATATTATTTTAATCCTTCTTTTGCGTTTAATATCGGGGAGAACTCTCAAATTATTGTTGAAGCAGACTATCTAAAAAATGAGTTTACTCCGGATTTTGGGATTGGCTCAATTACCAATAAGGATAATTCTTACTCCGTAAATAATTTATTGCCGCGACATGCTTTTGTCGGCGCAGACTGGCAGTTTCAAAACGTAGAGCAAGCGACAACCGGAATTACTTTTAACCATCAGTTTAATGATGTGTGGACTTTGAACGCAGTAGCTTCTTATCAAAATTACACGAAGGATTATTTTTCTACAGAAAGAGTACAGTGGAGTTATGACGACGCAGACCGTTTGAACTGGAAACGTCCGGTAGGCAGATCATATGCAGAACAGAATTACACCTCATTACAGGTTAATGTTAACGGTGAAATTAAAACAGGAAGTGTAAACCATAAAATTTTGGTGGGTACCGATGGTGATTACGGAACAAGTGATTCTTACGGTTACAATCTTTCGCAAGCATTCTACGGAACCAATGGAAGTGCGGACGGAACGATCTATTTAGATGATCCTTCAACCTGGGCTTCCGGCGCAGTTCCCACTGCAGAAAAGAGAGACAGAAACAGAATTCCTACCCAAAGATTTGGGATTTATGCACAGGATTATATTGAGCTTTCAGATAAATTTAAAGTGTTGGCTGGTTTACGATATTCTTACATCGAAAATAAAGACTCTGAAAAGAAAACTTTTGCAAACAACGAAACAAAACTTTCAAACGGTTCGGTAGACCGGGCATTTTCTCCCAAAGCAGGCTTGGTTTATATGCCAAATGATAACTTATCGCTTTTTGCCACTTATACCAATTCGTTCAGTGCCAACTCTGGAGTAGATGTTAATGATAATTCACTAAAACCTTCGATCATCGACCAGTATGAAGTAGGAATGAAAAAGAATTTCTGGAATAACGCAGTTGCATTAAACCTGTCACTCTATCAGATTGAAAATCGGAACTTTTATCAGGCTATTGAGGGAAACACGTCCGGTAAAGATATAAAAGAGTTCGCTGGTAGAATGCGAAGTCAAGGGGTAGAATTAGACATCACCGGAAATCCTTACCCGAACTTGTCCATTATCGCCGGAGCCTCTTATAACCATTCTGTTTATTTAGATACGCCGGCAGATTTCGGGTATGTTGAAAATCAAAGATTGGTACGAACGCCTGCAACTACCGCAAATGCGTCAGTGTTTTATACCTTTAATAAGTATGTGAAAGGTCTGAAATTGGGAGCGAGTGCTTACTATGTTGGAGATCGAATTGCTGGATGGAATGATACCAAAAAAACATTAAGAGAAAGAAATGGTGTTTCCAGATTTTTGGAAGTGGGCGATTATGTAACCGCGGCAGTTTCTATAGGATACGACTGGAATAAATTTTCTGTGATGGGTAAAGTGGGTAACTTATTCGATGCGGTAGAATATAACTACCACGAGAATTATTCAGTAAATCCAATTACGCCAAGAAACTACTATGTTACCTTAACGTACAAACTCTAA